A region from the Desulfomarina profundi genome encodes:
- a CDS encoding lasso peptide biosynthesis PqqD family chaperone, with translation MNSDTLLFDKRNLHTLTFSRSTEAISTDIDNETVILNISAGLYSNLNHMGTTIWNILEKSTTFHQILDQLVTEYEVSRAECSRDLVTFLKELYENNLLTVQSPNETK, from the coding sequence ATGAACTCTGACACGCTGCTTTTTGATAAGAGAAATTTACACACCCTCACCTTCAGTCGCTCCACCGAGGCTATCTCTACTGATATTGATAACGAAACTGTCATTCTTAATATCTCTGCAGGACTGTACAGTAACCTCAATCACATGGGAACGACAATCTGGAATATTTTGGAAAAATCTACCACTTTTCACCAGATCCTCGATCAGTTAGTTACCGAATACGAAGTGTCCCGTGCAGAGTGCAGCCGCGACTTAGTTACATTCCTGAAGGAACTCTATGAAAATAATCTGCTGACTGTCCAATCACCGAATGAAACAAAATAA
- a CDS encoding asparagine synthase-related protein codes for MSGIGGIVYFDGQKSTRHLLIKMADAMNHRGPHGRAYLNRDNIGFVYLSLLNTPESKAAIQPRERKKDNLTIVFQGRLDNREEIYKATHLPLPFEESTDSDLILSAYLRWGTNCCCRLLGDFSFAIWDNTRRSLYCGRDHMGVMPFYYYHDNNLFAFASEIKGLLCLPQIRTDINKNRIADYLTCLITDSKSTFYSNIFRLPSGHDLTISGNSSFKIKTKHYGKFTPTVHNYKTGFEFQEHFRLLFTDAVRCRLRAINPIGAYLSGGLDSSTIVCTISALLQQELSSPLHTFSSVFNKTPKCDERKFISSIIERYSFVHHPEPLDDKSPGPVFDSMASREDEPFFAPFFISPWNLMKKAHQCKVRTLFDGHDGDSAISYGSGFLNELLYSGRLIRLIKECRAIGNNNTVQSTLRTLLRVTAGCCFSKLQFTGLRSPAQKTLVANNHLLNRSFAKETYVKERLLHESKLIGDKGLSERTIQQNAITHPRQQLALELFERQAAYFQINPVYPYFDKRIIEFCLGLPAEQKLSAGFNRRIVRESFKDILPGSIRLRKEKTYFNASLNKGFLKTDRKWFYFNLDTMNEAIYDYINLQKFQNICEKLKSNPENAALDELCFILRCLSFSKWLSLEGGLKN; via the coding sequence ATGAGTGGAATTGGCGGTATAGTCTATTTCGACGGGCAGAAAAGTACCCGTCATCTTTTAATCAAAATGGCTGATGCCATGAATCATCGCGGCCCCCATGGCCGTGCTTATCTCAACAGGGACAACATTGGATTTGTCTACCTCAGTCTTTTAAATACTCCCGAATCAAAAGCAGCTATCCAACCGCGAGAAAGAAAGAAAGACAACCTGACAATAGTTTTCCAGGGACGCCTTGATAACCGGGAAGAGATTTATAAAGCAACCCACCTCCCCCTACCGTTTGAGGAAAGCACTGACAGTGATCTAATCCTTTCAGCGTATCTCAGGTGGGGTACAAACTGCTGTTGCAGGCTTCTTGGTGATTTTTCCTTCGCTATATGGGACAATACGCGTCGCTCTCTCTATTGCGGCAGGGACCATATGGGTGTCATGCCTTTCTATTACTACCATGACAATAACCTCTTTGCATTTGCCTCTGAAATCAAAGGACTCCTTTGCCTTCCGCAAATTCGTACAGACATAAATAAAAACAGAATCGCCGATTACCTGACCTGTTTAATTACCGATTCCAAGTCAACATTTTATTCAAATATTTTCCGTTTACCGTCAGGCCATGATCTTACCATTTCCGGTAACAGTTCCTTTAAAATAAAAACAAAACATTATGGCAAATTCACCCCAACTGTCCATAATTACAAAACCGGGTTTGAATTTCAGGAGCATTTCAGGTTACTTTTTACAGATGCTGTCCGCTGCCGCCTTCGTGCTATAAATCCTATTGGCGCCTATCTCAGTGGAGGGCTTGACTCTTCTACCATTGTCTGTACCATCTCAGCCCTCCTGCAACAGGAACTCTCATCACCTCTTCATACCTTTTCATCTGTTTTTAACAAAACTCCCAAATGCGACGAAAGAAAATTCATTTCATCAATTATAGAACGCTATTCATTCGTTCATCACCCGGAACCCCTTGACGATAAGAGTCCCGGGCCTGTTTTTGACTCAATGGCATCCAGAGAAGACGAACCATTTTTTGCGCCATTTTTTATTTCTCCGTGGAACCTGATGAAAAAAGCACACCAGTGTAAAGTCAGGACACTTTTTGATGGTCATGATGGAGATTCTGCAATCTCGTACGGTTCAGGATTTCTTAATGAACTTCTTTACTCCGGACGATTAATCAGACTCATCAAAGAGTGCAGGGCCATTGGAAACAACAACACCGTTCAATCAACCTTGCGAACACTTCTCAGAGTTACTGCAGGTTGCTGTTTCAGTAAACTTCAATTCACAGGTTTACGCTCTCCTGCCCAAAAGACCCTTGTTGCCAACAACCATCTCCTGAACAGGTCTTTTGCAAAAGAAACATATGTAAAGGAACGACTCTTGCATGAAAGTAAACTGATTGGAGACAAGGGACTCAGCGAGCGAACCATTCAGCAAAATGCCATTACCCATCCGAGACAACAACTGGCACTTGAATTGTTTGAGAGGCAAGCTGCTTATTTTCAGATAAATCCGGTATACCCTTATTTCGATAAGAGAATAATTGAATTCTGCCTCGGGCTCCCTGCAGAACAGAAACTGTCAGCAGGATTCAACAGACGGATTGTTCGTGAATCATTCAAGGATATCCTCCCTGGGTCTATTCGTTTGAGAAAGGAGAAAACATACTTCAATGCCAGCCTGAACAAAGGATTTCTCAAGACTGACCGGAAGTGGTTTTACTTCAATCTTGACACAATGAATGAAGCTATATATGATTATATTAACTTACAAAAATTTCAAAATATTTGCGAAAAACTGAAAAGCAACCCGGAGAATGCCGCACTGGATGAGCTTTGTTTCATACTTCGCTGCCTGTCCTTTTCGAAATGGCTTTCTCTTGAGGGTGGATTGAAAAATTAA
- a CDS encoding sugar phosphate nucleotidyltransferase, with protein MNLQKQPLSTIILGAGKGTRMKSQKAKVLHTVFFSPMIEHVINAVSPLNPDKIIVVVGHQQEDVKKTLKSFPLQFAEQTEQYGTGHAVLATRSLLTEAEGNVMILCGDTPLVENETLIRMYEKHVSTQAVITLMTTMLDDPTHYGRILSDENNRIAGIVEEKDASAKEREIKEINAGIYCVKTDFIFHALDQVGMDNSQGEMYLTDIVSIAVNNKKKVERFLTPHPSEILGVNSRVELAQAHKILQKRRNTELMRQGITMYSPDSISISSDSSIGRDCILSGEIEITDNTIIGKSCTIGRGVILRNCSIGDQVTIGPYSCLYGMTLPADTNVAPHTVIDKAGANGSATQNQ; from the coding sequence ATGAACCTGCAAAAACAACCACTTTCCACCATTATTCTGGGTGCCGGAAAAGGAACCCGGATGAAATCCCAGAAAGCCAAAGTTCTCCATACCGTTTTTTTCTCTCCCATGATTGAACATGTAATCAATGCGGTTTCACCATTAAACCCGGATAAGATTATAGTAGTTGTGGGACATCAACAGGAAGATGTAAAAAAAACCCTGAAGAGTTTTCCTCTCCAGTTTGCAGAACAGACCGAACAATACGGCACAGGACACGCTGTTCTCGCAACCCGTTCCCTGCTGACAGAGGCCGAGGGGAATGTGATGATCCTCTGCGGCGATACCCCTCTTGTCGAAAATGAAACTCTCATCAGAATGTACGAAAAACATGTTTCAACCCAGGCAGTGATTACCCTGATGACAACTATGCTTGATGATCCGACGCATTACGGGAGGATTTTATCTGATGAAAATAACAGGATTGCAGGGATCGTTGAAGAAAAAGATGCGTCAGCAAAAGAGAGGGAAATAAAGGAAATTAATGCAGGAATATATTGTGTGAAAACAGATTTTATTTTTCATGCTCTTGATCAGGTTGGTATGGACAACAGCCAGGGAGAAATGTACCTCACCGATATCGTGAGTATTGCGGTAAACAACAAGAAAAAAGTGGAACGGTTCCTCACCCCCCACCCTTCGGAAATACTCGGTGTCAACTCAAGAGTTGAACTGGCACAGGCTCATAAAATACTGCAGAAAAGAAGAAATACAGAACTGATGCGGCAGGGAATTACAATGTATTCCCCAGACTCTATTTCAATTTCAAGCGATTCAAGTATCGGTCGTGACTGCATTCTTTCCGGGGAAATCGAAATTACAGATAACACTATTATAGGAAAATCGTGTACAATTGGCCGGGGAGTTATTCTCAGGAATTGCAGCATCGGAGACCAGGTAACTATTGGGCCATACAGTTGCCTTTATGGCATGACACTTCCGGCTGATACCAATGTCGCCCCACACACTGTAATCGACAAAGCCGGAGCGAATGGCTCAGCCACACAAAACCAATGA
- the trkA gene encoding Trk system potassium transporter TrkA: MNILIYGSTRIGKTVATELFRDHDITLMDEPPHLPDGFNHLDIRYICGNGTDIKALKDAGISKIDLFIACSDLDEANMVACWTIKKIVNVETICFIRRADLFHNINSPSHTAYHTPYDIDTLIWPEQLLTQDIFRTISVPEAYEVEYFAGGRIKLLEYKITNDSPICNKRISDFPFPAEVLVIGIIRDHILSISDGNTIIQDGDKVVFMGKSSGVDRLAALLFETSNPIKTATVIGGGNVGYMLAVLLEQSHIRVKIIEANPERCLFLADTLASSLVLQGDGTDLELLETETVGDADVTICVTNNDEKNLLCGLLAKQLGSKRIITRVGNIRNAELFERVGIDVVVSPQDSALKELLNKLQKPDVNILARIERGQGEILQITLPESFKEQKLMDLKLPAKAIVGVIEHDHKLTIPNGQSIIRAGNKLKVFAMVNDAESIKSFLLK; the protein is encoded by the coding sequence ATGAACATACTGATATATGGCAGCACGCGAATTGGGAAAACCGTGGCCACTGAACTCTTCCGTGATCACGATATTACTCTCATGGATGAACCCCCTCATCTGCCTGATGGTTTCAACCATCTAGATATACGGTATATTTGCGGAAACGGTACTGATATTAAGGCGTTGAAAGATGCAGGTATTTCAAAAATTGATCTCTTTATTGCCTGTTCCGACCTGGATGAGGCCAATATGGTCGCCTGCTGGACCATCAAAAAGATCGTCAATGTAGAAACCATCTGTTTTATCCGCAGAGCTGATCTATTTCATAATATAAACTCCCCATCGCACACTGCCTATCACACACCATACGATATCGATACTCTGATTTGGCCTGAACAGTTATTAACACAGGATATTTTCAGGACTATCTCAGTTCCTGAGGCATACGAAGTTGAATACTTTGCCGGTGGGCGAATAAAACTTCTTGAATATAAAATCACCAATGATTCACCCATTTGCAATAAGCGAATCAGTGATTTTCCTTTTCCTGCTGAAGTTCTGGTTATTGGTATAATCAGGGATCACATTCTCTCAATTTCTGACGGAAATACTATCATTCAAGATGGCGACAAGGTTGTCTTCATGGGTAAAAGTTCTGGAGTAGACCGACTGGCTGCCCTGCTTTTTGAAACCAGTAATCCCATAAAAACCGCTACTGTAATAGGCGGTGGCAATGTTGGTTACATGCTTGCCGTTCTCCTTGAACAATCTCATATCAGGGTAAAAATCATTGAAGCCAATCCGGAACGATGTCTCTTTCTAGCAGATACCCTTGCCAGTTCTCTGGTACTGCAGGGTGATGGAACTGATCTCGAATTGCTGGAAACTGAAACAGTAGGTGATGCTGACGTCACCATCTGTGTTACCAACAATGATGAAAAAAACCTTCTCTGCGGCCTTCTTGCAAAACAGCTCGGCTCAAAACGAATCATTACCCGGGTTGGGAATATAAGAAACGCCGAACTCTTTGAACGGGTGGGAATTGATGTCGTAGTTTCTCCCCAGGATTCCGCATTAAAAGAACTGCTGAATAAACTGCAGAAACCTGACGTAAATATACTTGCACGTATTGAAAGGGGCCAGGGTGAAATCCTGCAAATCACTCTACCGGAGTCCTTTAAAGAACAGAAGCTGATGGATCTTAAACTGCCGGCAAAGGCCATTGTAGGTGTGATTGAACACGACCACAAACTGACAATTCCCAATGGCCAGTCAATAATCCGTGCCGGAAACAAGCTGAAAGTGTTTGCTATGGTCAATGACGCTGAAAGCATAAAATCATTCCTGCTCAAATGA
- a CDS encoding TrkH family potassium uptake protein — protein MKVSVISNALGLVLSAFGVILFSPVIVAVFESEYSAILPFITAATISISIGMFLRWYGGFSKNFDTVKKTEGLFIVTLAWCLTGIMGGIPYLFFGLSPLDALFESVSGTTTTGATILTDFSLYPKTFFFWRSLTQWLGGMGIIVLFVAILPQFAVAGRQMFIAEAPGPTEEKVTPRIAHTAKALWLVYLVLTILEIIALSLSGMDVFDAFCNTFSTMAAGGFSPNPLSIMGYNNPAATWIITAFMILAGSNFALQYRFIIRRKISVLLKNEEFRLYCSIIGIASLILAIILFFNTHSSFSSSVRDGLFQVTSIITTTGFSSVDFALWIIPAQVILFTMMLAGGCAGSAGGGVKIVRLLVCFKYLKKEIVKIIHPNAVVQIKLDRNTVSEDVQRQILVFFLFYLCLMTLSAILVTMLEHNGLIGLVGTAATIGNIGPGFGEIGPMGTFGNLSSPTKIIFIVNMLVGRLELIPFLAMLHPDFWHFRK, from the coding sequence ATGAAAGTTTCTGTAATTTCAAATGCTCTTGGCCTGGTGCTCAGCGCTTTTGGTGTTATTTTGTTTTCCCCTGTGATTGTTGCAGTATTTGAAAGTGAATATTCTGCGATCCTACCTTTTATCACTGCAGCGACCATATCCATTTCAATTGGCATGTTCCTGCGCTGGTATGGAGGATTTTCTAAAAATTTTGACACTGTAAAAAAAACCGAAGGGCTGTTCATTGTCACCCTGGCCTGGTGTCTGACTGGAATCATGGGTGGTATCCCCTATCTGTTTTTCGGCCTTTCCCCCCTGGATGCCCTTTTTGAATCAGTTTCGGGGACTACAACCACCGGAGCCACAATACTGACAGATTTTTCACTCTATCCAAAAACATTTTTTTTCTGGAGAAGCCTTACCCAGTGGTTGGGCGGCATGGGAATCATCGTTCTTTTCGTTGCGATTCTTCCCCAGTTTGCCGTAGCCGGCAGGCAAATGTTCATTGCCGAAGCTCCCGGACCCACAGAAGAAAAAGTAACTCCCAGGATTGCTCATACAGCAAAGGCACTCTGGCTTGTTTACCTGGTTCTCACTATCCTGGAAATTATTGCTCTCTCCCTGTCAGGTATGGACGTTTTCGATGCATTCTGCAATACATTTTCCACAATGGCAGCTGGAGGATTCTCCCCAAACCCCCTTTCCATTATGGGATACAACAATCCTGCTGCGACCTGGATTATCACTGCTTTCATGATTCTTGCAGGCAGCAATTTCGCCTTGCAATACAGATTTATAATACGGAGAAAGATTAGTGTTCTTTTGAAAAATGAAGAATTCCGCCTCTACTGCTCCATCATAGGTATAGCGTCACTGATTCTAGCCATAATCCTCTTTTTCAATACTCATTCATCTTTTTCCAGTTCAGTTAGAGATGGTCTTTTTCAGGTAACTTCCATAATTACAACTACTGGATTCTCTTCAGTTGATTTTGCCCTCTGGATTATTCCGGCCCAGGTCATACTCTTTACCATGATGCTCGCCGGAGGATGTGCCGGTTCCGCGGGTGGCGGTGTAAAAATCGTTCGCCTCCTGGTCTGCTTTAAATATCTGAAAAAGGAAATTGTTAAAATAATCCACCCCAATGCCGTTGTGCAGATCAAACTGGACAGAAATACAGTCAGCGAAGATGTGCAAAGACAGATCCTTGTGTTCTTTCTTTTTTATCTCTGTCTCATGACACTTTCAGCCATTCTTGTCACAATGCTTGAACATAACGGTCTCATTGGACTGGTTGGCACTGCCGCAACGATCGGTAATATAGGTCCGGGATTTGGAGAAATAGGCCCCATGGGAACATTCGGAAACCTCTCCAGCCCGACAAAAATCATTTTTATTGTCAACATGCTGGTCGGAAGATTGGAACTCATTCCTTTCCTGGCCATGCTTCATCCTGATTTCTGGCATTTCAGAAAATAG
- a CDS encoding IMP cyclohydrolase — protein MTDLKKMYSTILGDSFPMDMTISFGDQKLVYKKRTWKIAMEDGTVEERGVRYGENPDQEAALYELVNGNLTLGDCRFISPGNGLVSAIDVNDMLQVGKHPGKINLTDIDNGLNIIKYLVDHPSAVILKHNNPCGAAKDSSLANAFHRALRADRIAAFGGAVVLSRPCDIDTARLLAENYLEVVCAPDFENGTLDILAGRKNLRIIKIAAIDRLADFEKYRFVDFKSLIDGGIIAQQSAVNSIRSIEDLKPATTTWEGKEYTCDRQPTTEEIDDMLFGWAVEHGVTSNSVLYVKNGCTVGIGTGEQDRVGVAEIAVHKAYIKYADILCFDKYKIPYADLELAVEKGLRDRAEKEEIDSQVQEDRAGLPGCTMISDAFFPFRDGAEVGIRQGISAILQAGGSMRDFETIEACNEADPKVAMMYTGQRSFKH, from the coding sequence ATGACAGACCTGAAAAAAATGTATTCAACCATCCTTGGCGACAGTTTTCCCATGGACATGACCATCTCCTTTGGAGACCAGAAACTCGTCTATAAAAAACGAACCTGGAAAATAGCAATGGAAGATGGAACCGTGGAGGAACGTGGTGTCCGCTATGGAGAGAATCCGGATCAGGAAGCAGCTCTTTATGAACTTGTCAACGGTAACCTGACACTCGGAGACTGTCGTTTTATTTCCCCCGGCAACGGCCTTGTTTCTGCAATCGATGTCAATGACATGCTTCAAGTCGGCAAACATCCAGGAAAAATAAATCTAACCGATATAGATAATGGTCTCAACATCATAAAATATCTGGTTGACCACCCTTCCGCAGTCATTCTCAAGCACAATAATCCATGTGGTGCTGCAAAAGACAGTTCTCTTGCGAATGCTTTTCATCGGGCACTTCGCGCTGATCGTATCGCCGCCTTTGGTGGAGCTGTTGTACTAAGCCGTCCCTGTGACATTGACACGGCCAGACTTCTGGCTGAAAATTATCTGGAAGTGGTCTGCGCCCCGGATTTTGAAAATGGCACTCTTGATATTCTCGCCGGGCGGAAAAACCTGAGAATAATCAAAATCGCTGCAATAGACAGGCTGGCTGATTTTGAAAAATATCGTTTTGTCGACTTTAAAAGTCTCATTGATGGCGGGATTATTGCGCAGCAATCTGCTGTCAACTCAATCCGCTCAATTGAGGATCTCAAACCGGCAACCACGACCTGGGAAGGGAAAGAATACACCTGTGACCGCCAGCCCACCACTGAAGAAATTGATGACATGCTTTTTGGCTGGGCCGTTGAACATGGAGTCACATCCAACTCAGTTCTTTATGTAAAAAACGGCTGCACAGTCGGCATAGGAACCGGGGAACAGGACCGGGTTGGTGTTGCAGAAATTGCGGTCCACAAAGCATATATTAAATATGCCGATATCCTCTGTTTTGACAAATATAAAATCCCCTATGCCGATCTGGAACTTGCTGTTGAAAAAGGACTGAGAGACAGGGCGGAAAAGGAAGAAATTGATAGTCAGGTACAGGAAGATAGAGCCGGACTCCCTGGGTGTACAATGATTTCAGACGCTTTTTTCCCTTTCAGGGATGGAGCCGAAGTTGGCATCAGACAGGGCATTTCCGCCATCCTCCAAGCGGGAGGCTCCATGCGTGATTTTGAAACAATCGAGGCCTGTAATGAAGCGGATCCGAAAGTTGCTATGATGTACACGGGCCAGAGATCATTCAAACATTAA